In Kryptolebias marmoratus isolate JLee-2015 linkage group LG11, ASM164957v2, whole genome shotgun sequence, the following proteins share a genomic window:
- the ckap5 gene encoding cytoskeleton-associated protein 5 isoform X4, translating into MGDDSEWMKLPIDQKCEHKVWKARLNGYEEALKLFQRIQDEKSPEWGKFLGLIKKFVTESNAVAQLKGLEAALVFIENAHVAGKTAGEVVSGVVTKVFNQPKARAKELGADICLMYVEIEKAEVVQDELLKGLDNKNPKIVVACIETLRKALSEFGSKIVMLKLVVKVLPKQFESREKAVRDEAKLLAVEIYRWIRDALRPPLQNINSVQLKELEEEWTKLPSSPPKQSRFLRSQQDLKAKFEQQQAQGGEQSDGEDEEQAVAAVDPYDLLEPVEILSKMPKDFYEKIEAKKWQERKEALEAVEVLTKNPKLENGDYGDLVRALKKVVGKDANVMLVSMAAKCLAALASGLRKKFGSYAGQVVPTILEKFKEKKLQVVQALQEAIDAIFLTTTLQNLSEDILAVMDNKNPSIKQQASLFLARSFRHCTQATLPKSLLKPFCAALIKQVNDSAPEVRDAAFEALGTAMKVVGEKAVNLFLADLDKLKLDKIKECADKVELPGGRKGAAGGAAEKKPGAKAAPAAEPPSRSSAPPKKTQTAAASKPSSGPPKKGKAASSAGGKTKKTSDSKEVAETELSPEACEDLAAGVLPASCLQQLDSANWKERLASMEEFQRAVETMDKAVMPCQALVRMLAKKPGWKETNFQVMQMKLHIAALVAQRGQFSKTSASVVLDGLVDKIGDVKCGGNAKEALTAVGEACSLPWTAEQVVSMAFAQKNPKNQAETLNWLANAMKEFGFAGINVKGFINNVKTALGATNPAVRTAAITLLGVMHLYMGAPLRMFFEDEKPALLSQIDAEFEKMQGQSPPAPTRFTKKAAAEEEGDEGEEQDEDGGGGGGGGQDIMDLLPRTDISDKISSDLVSKIGDKNWKIRKEGLDETAAVISEAKFITANIGELPLALKGRLGDSNKILVQQTLSILQQLAAAMGPGLKQHVKALGFPIITVLGDSKPNLRTAAMVTLQAWVEQTGMKDWLEGEDLSEELKRENPFLRQEVFGWLSEKLPTLRTVPGDLMLCVPLLFTCLEDRNADVRKKAQDALPTFMMHLGYDKMIKATGKLKPASKDQVVAMLEKARAVMPAKPAVLAKSGGGKGSAEPSRAPSASRSAAASEDFSDSKSEPKKVRGGGGAAKKGPAGKKPGAKGQKDEEDKSGPIFILIPNAKEQRIKEEKQLKILKWNFITPRDEYVEQLKTQMSTCFAKWLQDELFHFDFQRHVKAIGVMMERLESESDATISCLDLILKWFTFRFFDTNTTVLMKVLEYLKLLFAMLNRENYHLTEYEANSFVPYLILKVGESKDVVRKDVRAILTMLCKVYPASKLFPFLMEGTKSKNSKQRAECLEELGCLIEGYGVNVCQPTPAKSLKEIAVHIGDRDTSVRNAALNTVVAVYNVCGDQVYKLIGNLSEKDMSMLEERIKRSAKKTHAAAPAKQNAAEKTQREHPTNPNATFLRKPAQEDPNKLKIMYRTYRIHSRQNAQHNEPSHPSIPKEFQLDLDMIERDQSRVSELPDLVQHKLDELLEPIMIPEPKIRSVSPHFDDLHNSTASTINFVISQVASGDISTSIQALAQIDEVLRQEDKADVMSGHIDQLLIATIMQLRLINSRYLAHDRVDKRDVIKLYSCIIGNMLSLFSVEPLAKEASVGVLKDLMHGLITLMLDSRVEDVEDGTQVIRSVNLLVIRVLEHSDQTNMISALLELLQDTLISTVVSSTFSELIMKCLWRMIRLLPETINSINLDRILLDVHNFMKVFPKEKLKQLKTDVPHRTLKTLLHTLCKLTGAKILDHLSMIENRNESELEPYLRRVVKQYGNLSGSKSDRGNEKGGLRTDDHMSKAKVSDVLSEIFKKIGSKENTKEGLMELYEYKQKYSDADLEPFLKNTSQFFQSYVERGLRMIESEREGKTRIQSSSVIPQHGVDSSLSSNNDELKPAVYYERLKILRQRQGLENTSRQQGVGGNEDEPPQRPAISSLLSSKPPVASSTDMLHSKLSQLKESRELYQQEHNAHANSPTHGRSAPANLDDLKKRLERIKSNRQ; encoded by the exons ATGGGGGACGATAGTGAGTGGATGAAGCTTCCCATCGACCAGAAATGTGAACATAAG GTGTGGAAAGCCCGACTGAACGGCTATGAAGAAGCTCTGAAGTTGTTCCAGAGGATCCAGGATGAGAAGAGTCCTGAGTGGGGGAAGTTCCTGGGCCTGATAAAGAAGTTTGTCACTGAATCGAACGCTGTAGCTCAGCTCAAAGGCCTGGAAGCTGCTCTGGTCTTCATCGAGAACGCGCACGTGGCTGGGAA GACGGCGGGGGAGGTGGTGTCGGGCGTGGTCACCAAAGTGTTCAACCAGCCGAAGGCCCGAGCCAAAGAGCTGGGCGCGGACATCTGCCTGATGTACGTGGAGATCGAGAAGGCCGAGGTGGTCCAGGACGAGCTGCTGAAAGGACTCGACAACAAGAACCCGAAGATCGTGGTGGCGTGCATTGAGACGCTCAGGAAGGCCCTCAG CGAGTTTGGATCTAAAATAGTGATGTTGAAGCTGGTGGTGAAGGTTTTACCCAAACAGTTTGAGTCCAGAGAGAAGGCCGTGAGAGACGAAGCCAAGCTGCTCGCTGTGGAAATCTACAGATGGATCCGAGACGCTCTGAGACCTCCGCTGCAGAACATCAACTCTGTACAG CtcaaggagctggaggaggagtgGACGAAGCTGCCTTCATCGCCTCCAAAGCAGAGCAGGTTCCTGCGCTCCCAGCAGGACCTGAAGGCAAAGTTTGAGCAGCAGCAAGCACAAGGAGGAGAGCAGTCTGATG gAGAGGATGAGGAGCAAGCAGTGGCAGCTGTGGATCCGTATGATCTGCTGGAACCTGTGGAAATTCTGTCCAAGATGCCCAAAGACTTCTACGAGAAGATT gaagCGAAGAAGTGGCAGGAGAGAAAAGAAGCTCTTGAAGCTGTCGAGGTTCTGACCAAGAACCCCAAACTGGAGAACGGAGACTACGGAGACCTGGTCCGAGCCCTGAAGAAG GTCGTGGGGAAAGATGCCAACGTGATGCTGGTGTCGATGGCCGCCAAGTGCCTGGCCGCGCTGGCCTCGGGCCTCAGGAAGAAGTTTGGATCATACGCAGGACAG GTGGTTCCAACTATTTTAGAGAAGTTTAAGGAGAAGAAGCTTCAGGTGGTCCAGGCCCTGCAGGAGGCCATCGATGCCATTTTTCTTACT ACGACTCTCCAGAACCTCTCCGAGGACATCCTGGCTGTGATGGACAATAAGAACCCTTCCATTAAGCAGCAGGCCTCACTGTTTCTAGCCCGGTCCTTCAGACACTGCACCCAGGCCACGCTGCCAAAGAGCCTCCTGAAGCCTTTCTGTGCTGCGCTCATCAAGCAAGTGAACGACTCGGCCCCGGAGGTCCGAGACGCTGCGTTTGAAGCGCTGGGGACGGCCATGAAGGTGGTGGGAGAGAAGGCTGTGAACCTGTTTCTGGCTGATTTGGATAAACTCAAACTGGATAAG ATCAAGGAGTGTGCTGATAAAGTGGAGCTCCCTGGAGGAAGGAAaggtgctgcaggaggagcagcagaaaagaAACCTGGAGCTaaagctgctcctgctgctgaacCTCCGTCCAGATCTTCTGCTCCACCCAAGAAGACCCAAACTGCTGCAGCCAGCAAG cCGTCATCCGGTCCTCCGAAAAAAGGCAAAGCAGCGTCTTCAGCTGGagggaagacaaagaaaacctcCGACAGCAAAGAAGTCGCAGAGACCGAACTCTCC CCTGAGGCGTGCGAGGACCTGGCGGCGGGCgtacttcctgcttcctgtctgcagcagctggactcGGCCAACTGGAAGGAGAGACTGGCCAGTATGGAGGAGTTCCAGAGG GCTGTGGAGACGATGGATAAAGCTGTGATGCCCTGCCAGGCTTTAGTCCGGATGTTAGCCAAGAAACCAGGCTGGAAGGAGACAAACTTCCAG GTGATGCAGATGAAGCTTCACATCGCAGCTCTTGTTGCTCAGAGAGGACAGTTCTCGAAGACGTCGGCCTCGGTGGTTTTGGACGGTTTGGTGGATAAGATCGGAGACGTTAAATGTGGCGGGAACGCCAAAGAAGCTCTGACGGCGGTCGGAGAGGCGTGCTCGCTGCCGTGGACAGCAGAACAG GTCGTCTCCATGGCGTTCGCACAGAAGAACCCCAAGAACCAGGCAGAGACGCTCAACTGGCTGGCCAACGCCATGAAGGAGTTTGGATTCGCCGG CATCAATGTGAAAGGCTTCATCAACAACGTGAAGACGGCTCTGGGAGCAACAAACCCGGCCGTCCGAACCGCCGCCATCACCCTGCTGGGAGTCATGCACCTCTACATGGGAGCGCCGCTGCGCATGTTCTTTGAGGACGAGAAGCCGGCGCTCCTCTCTCAGATCGACGCCGAGTTTGAAAAG ATGCAGGGCCAGTCTCCTCCAGCTCCAACCAGATTCACCAAGAAGGcggcagcagaggaggagggagatgaAGGAGAGGAGCAGGatgaagatggaggaggaggaggaggaggagggcaggaCATCATGGACTTACTGCCCCGAACGGACATCAG tGATAAGATCTCGTCGGACCTGGTGTCTAAAATCGGGGACAAGAACTGGAAGATCAGGAAAGAGGGTCTGGATGAAACTGCTGCTGTCATCTCAGAGGCCAAATTCATCACAGCCAACATCGGAGAGCTTCCTCTGGCTTTGAAAGGACGACTGGGCGACTCCAATAAAATCCTG GTCCAGCAGACTCTCAGTATTCTGCAGCAGCTCGCTGCAGCCATGGGACCCGGACTCAAGCAACACGTCAAAGCTCTGGGGTTCCCCATCATCACCGTTCTGGGAGACAGCAAG CCCAACTTAAGGACGGCTGCCATGGTGACACTGCAGGCGTGGGTGGAGCAGACGGGGATGAAGGACTGGTTGGAGGGAGAAGATCTGtctgaggagctgaagaggGAGAACCCCTTCCTGAGACAGGAG GTGTTCGGCTGGCTGTCGGAGAAGCTGCCCACCCTGAGGACCGTCCCCGGGGATCTGATGCTGTGCGTCCCTCTGCTCTTCACCTGCCTGGAGGACAGAAACGCTGACGTGCGGAAGAAGGCTCAGGACGCCCTGCCCACCTTCATGATGCATCTGGGATACGACAAGATGATCAAAGCCACGGGCAAACTCAAG CCCGCCTCCAAGGATCAGGTGGTCGCCATGTTGGAAAAGGCCAGAGCAGTGATGCCAGCTAAACCTGCGGTGCTGGCCAaatcaggaggaggaaaaggttCTGCCGAGCCAAGCAGAGCTCCATCAG cctCCAGATCTGCAGCAGCCAGCGAGGATTTCAGTGACAGTAAATCTGAACCAAAGAAAgtccgaggaggaggaggagcggctaAGAAG GGGCCAGCTGGTAAGAAGCCTGGAGCTAAAGGCCAGAAGGATGAGGAGGATAAGTCTGGGCCCATCTTTATCCTCATCCCCAACGCCAAGGAGCAGAGGATcaaggaggagaagcagctgaag ATTCTGAAGTGGAACTTCATCACCCCTCGGGACGAATACGTGGAGCAGCTGAAAACCCAGATGTCCACCTGCTTTGCGAAGTGGCTGCAGGACGAGCTGTTTCACTTCGACTTCCAGAGACACGTGAAGGCCATCGGAGTCATGATGGAG CGGTTGGAGAGCGAGAGCGACGCCACCATCAGCTGTTTGGACCTGATCCTGAAGTGGTTCACCTTCCGGTTCTTCGACACCAACACCACGGTCCTGATGAAGGTTCTGGAGTACCTGAAGCTGCTCTTCGCCATGCTCAACAGGGAGAACTACCACCTGACGGAGTACGAAGCCAACTCCTTCGTCCCGTACCTCATACTGAAG GTTGGAGAATCGAAGGATGTTGTTCGTAAAGATGTCCGGGCCATCCTCACCATGCTGTGTAAAGTTTATCCTGCGTCCAAGCTCTTCCCTTTCCTCATGGAGGGAACCAAGTCCAAGAACTCCAAACAGAGAGCCG AGTGTCTGGAGGAATTGGGCTGTTTGATCGAAGGTTACGGCGTGAACGTCTGCCAGCCGACTCCCGCCAAATCTCTGAAGGAGATCGCCGTCCACATCGGGGACAGGGACACGTCTGTCCGCAACGCCGCCCTGAACACGGTGGTGGCCGTCTACAACGTCTGCGGGGACCAGGTCTACAAACTGATCGGAAAC CTGTCGGAGAAGGACATGAGCATGTTGGAGGAGAGAATCAAACGGTCGGCGAAGAAGACGCACGCGGCGGCGCCGGCCAAACAGAACGCCGCGGAGAAAACTCAGCGAGAACACCCGACAAACCCCAACGCCACCTTCCTCCGAAAGCCGGCGCAGGAAGACCCCAACAAGCTCAA AATAATGTATCGCACGTATAGGAT CCATTCCCGTCAGAACGCTCAGCACAACGAGCCGTCCCACCCGTCCATCCCCAAGGAGTTCCAGTTGGACCTGGACATGATCGAGCGGGACCAGAGCCGCGTGAGCGAGCTGCCGGACCTGGTCCAACACAAGCTGGACGAGCTGCTGGAGCCCATCATGATCCCCGAGCCGAA GATTCGCTCCGTGTCGCCACATTTCGACGACCTCCACAACAGCACGGCCTCCACCATCAACTTCGTCATCTCTCAGGTGGCGAGTGGTGACATCAGCACCAGCATCCAGGCGCTGGCTCAG ATCGACGAGGTCCTGCGACAGGAGGACAAGGCGGACGTCATGTCGGGACACATCGACCAGCTGCTCATCGCCACCATCATGCAGCTGAGGCTCATCAACAGCAGGTACCTGGCTCACGACCGCGTGGACAAGAGGGACGTCATCAAACTGTACAGCTGCATCATCGGGAACATGCTGTCT CTCTTCTCCGTGGAGCCTCTGGCCAAGGAGGCGTCGGTGGGCGTCCTGAAGGACCTGATGCACGGCCTGATCACGCTGATGCTGGACAGCAGGGTGGAGGACGTGGAGGATGGGACGCAGGTCATCCGGTCGGTCAACCTGCTGGTGATCCGAGTCCTGGAACACTCGGACCAGACCAACATGATCAG cgctCTGCTCGAGCTGCTGCAGGACACTCTGATCTCCACCGTGGTGTCCTCCACCTTCTCCGAGCTCATCATGAAG TGTCTGTGGAGGATGATCCGCCTCCTCCCAGAAACCATCAACAGCATCAACCTGGACCGGATCCTGCTGGACGTCCACAACTTCATGAAGGTTTTCCCCAAAGAgaaactgaagcagctgaagaccGACGTCCCTCACCGGACCCTGAAGACGCTGTTACACACTCTGTGCAAGCTGACCGGAGCCAAG ATCCTGGATCACCTGTCAATGATCGAGAACAGGAACGAGTCCGAGCTGGAGCCCTACCTGAGGCGGGTCGTCAAACAGTACGGGAACCTGTCGGGGTCCAAGAGCGACCGGGGCAACGAGAAGGGCGGCCTGCGCACG GACGATCACATGTCAAAGGCGAAGGTCAGCGACGTTCTGTCTGAGATCTTTAAGAAGATCGGCTCCAAAGAGAACACTAAAGAG GGTCTGATGGAGCTCTACGAGTACAAACAGAAGTATTCTGACGCAGATCTGGAGCCGTTCCTCAAAAACACCTCGCAGTTCTTCCAGAGCTACGTGGAGCGAGGCCTCCGCATGATCGAGTCTGAGAGGGAGGGCAAAACCCGGATCCAGAGCTCCTCAG tgatCCCGCAGCACGGCGTGGACTCCAGTCTGAGCAGCAACAACGACGAGCTGAAACCGGCCGTTTACTACGAGAGGCTGAAGATCCTCCGACAGAGGCAGGGCCTGGAGAACACGTCCAGG CAGCAGGGCGTCGGCGGGAACGAGGACGAGCCTCCTCAGCGCCCGGCCATCTCCTCGCTGCTGTCCTCCAAGCCGCCGGTGGCGTCGTCCACGGACATGCTCCACAGCAAGCTGTCGCAGCTCAAAGAGTCCCGCGAGCTCTACCAGCAGGAGCACAACGCGCACGCCAACTCCCCGACCCACGGCCGCTCCGCCCCCGCCAACCTGGACGACCTGAAGAAACGTCTGGAGCGGATAAAGAGCAACCGGcagtga